From Thiomicrospira sp. XS5, one genomic window encodes:
- the ppsA gene encoding phosphoenolpyruvate synthase, with protein sequence MAKRRYIRFFDEIGIDDIPLVGGKNASLGEMFQALTPVGVPVPNGFAVTAEAYRAVLTENDLWDKLHDILDPLDESSVTDLAERGQAARQLVYHANLPQALIDEILDAYHFLSDCFTTPITMAIRSSATAEDLPTASFAGQQDTYLNISGETALLDACKRCFASLFTDRAIHYRIDQGFDHFDVGLSIGVQKMVRSDLSASGVMFSIDTETGFKDAVFITGAYGLGENVVQGAVDPDEFYVHKPTFEQGYRTVLRRHLGAKKIKMIYAADAHKSPVHNISTSLAERQAFCITDEEVLKLADYAIRIEKHYSDKIGTQRPMDIEWAKDGDDGQLYIVQARPETVASQQVGTQLKTYQISPEPDAQILVEGRAVGSKVAHGQAHVIQDVAYIDQFKAGEILVTDITTPDWEPVMKIASAIITNRGGRTCHAAIIARELGIPAIVGCPHATKELESNPEVTVSCAEGDTGKVYLGKQPFEIHETDLSDLDMPKTDIMLNLGNPALAFQTSFIPNQGVGLARMEFIINESVKAHPLALLQPEKVTAKTVREQLDGLISGYDNGEAFFIDKLASGIGTIAAAFYPKPVVVRLSDFKSNEYASLLGGKYFEPDEENPMLGYRGASRYISEAFEPAFALECQAIKHVREEMGFSNVIVMIPFVRRVVEAQKVIETMEKHGLKRNKNALKIYMMCEIPNNVLEMDAFAPYFDGISIGSNDLTQLVLGVDRDSALVADSYDERAEGVKTMIKWAVEGAKRNGLHSGLCGQAPSDYPEMAEFLIELGIDSISLNPDSVLKTMQCIAELEGQAKT encoded by the coding sequence ATGGCAAAGCGGCGTTATATTCGTTTTTTTGATGAGATTGGAATTGATGATATTCCATTGGTGGGTGGCAAAAACGCCTCCCTGGGAGAAATGTTTCAAGCCCTGACCCCAGTGGGCGTTCCGGTACCAAACGGTTTTGCCGTCACCGCCGAAGCCTATCGAGCCGTTTTAACGGAAAACGATTTGTGGGACAAGCTTCACGACATTCTCGACCCGCTCGACGAATCCAGCGTAACCGATTTAGCCGAACGCGGTCAGGCCGCACGGCAATTGGTTTACCATGCCAATCTGCCACAAGCGTTGATCGACGAAATTCTCGACGCTTATCATTTTTTAAGCGATTGTTTCACCACGCCAATTACCATGGCCATTCGTAGCTCAGCGACGGCGGAAGACCTGCCCACCGCCAGCTTCGCCGGCCAACAGGACACCTACCTCAATATCAGCGGAGAAACCGCCCTACTCGATGCCTGTAAACGCTGTTTTGCCAGCTTGTTCACCGACCGCGCCATCCATTACCGAATTGACCAAGGGTTCGATCACTTTGATGTCGGACTGTCGATTGGTGTCCAAAAAATGGTGCGCTCCGATTTATCCGCATCCGGGGTGATGTTCTCGATCGACACCGAAACCGGTTTTAAAGATGCGGTGTTCATTACCGGCGCTTACGGTCTGGGCGAAAACGTCGTCCAAGGGGCTGTCGATCCGGACGAATTTTATGTTCATAAACCAACCTTTGAACAAGGTTACCGAACGGTACTGCGTCGCCACCTTGGCGCCAAGAAAATCAAAATGATTTATGCGGCGGATGCCCATAAGTCGCCGGTGCACAACATCAGCACCTCTCTCGCCGAACGCCAGGCTTTCTGCATCACCGACGAGGAAGTCTTAAAACTGGCCGATTACGCCATCCGCATTGAAAAACATTACAGTGACAAAATCGGCACTCAACGCCCGATGGACATTGAATGGGCCAAAGACGGCGATGATGGACAACTTTACATCGTCCAGGCACGTCCGGAAACCGTTGCGTCGCAACAGGTCGGCACCCAGTTGAAAACCTATCAAATCTCACCGGAACCGGATGCGCAAATCCTGGTGGAAGGCCGTGCCGTCGGCAGCAAAGTCGCTCACGGCCAGGCCCACGTCATTCAGGACGTGGCCTACATCGATCAATTCAAAGCCGGTGAAATCCTCGTCACCGACATCACCACCCCGGATTGGGAACCGGTGATGAAAATCGCGTCGGCCATTATCACTAATCGCGGGGGCCGTACCTGCCACGCCGCCATTATTGCACGCGAGCTTGGTATTCCGGCCATTGTCGGCTGCCCGCACGCCACCAAGGAGCTGGAATCCAACCCGGAAGTCACGGTTTCCTGCGCCGAGGGCGACACCGGCAAGGTCTATCTCGGCAAGCAACCCTTTGAAATCCATGAAACCGACCTGTCCGATCTGGATATGCCGAAGACCGACATCATGCTCAACCTCGGCAATCCGGCGTTGGCCTTTCAAACCAGCTTCATCCCGAATCAGGGCGTCGGGCTGGCGAGAATGGAGTTCATCATCAACGAATCGGTCAAGGCCCATCCGCTCGCCCTGTTGCAACCCGAAAAAGTCACCGCCAAAACCGTTCGCGAACAACTCGACGGGCTCATCAGCGGTTACGATAACGGCGAAGCCTTTTTCATCGACAAACTCGCCAGCGGGATTGGCACCATCGCCGCCGCCTTCTACCCGAAACCGGTTGTGGTCCGCCTGTCGGACTTTAAATCCAACGAATACGCCAGCCTGCTGGGCGGAAAATATTTCGAACCGGATGAAGAAAACCCCATGTTGGGCTACCGCGGCGCATCGCGTTATATTTCCGAGGCGTTTGAACCGGCCTTTGCTCTGGAATGCCAGGCCATCAAACACGTGCGTGAAGAAATGGGTTTCAGCAATGTCATCGTGATGATTCCATTTGTACGGCGCGTGGTCGAAGCACAAAAAGTGATTGAAACCATGGAAAAACATGGTTTGAAGCGTAATAAAAATGCGTTGAAAATCTACATGATGTGCGAGATTCCCAACAATGTACTTGAAATGGACGCCTTCGCGCCCTACTTTGACGGCATCTCCATCGGCTCGAATGATTTGACGCAGTTGGTGCTCGGCGTGGATCGGGATTCCGCCTTGGTCGCGGACAGTTACGACGAACGTGCCGAAGGCGTGAAAACCATGATTAAATGGGCGGTTGAAGGAGCTAAGCGCAATGGACTGCACTCCGGACTATGCGGTCAGGCGCCGTCGGATTATCCGGAAATGGCCGAATTCCTGATTGAACTGGGTATCGACTCCATCAGTTTGAATCCGGATTCGGTGTTGAAAACCATGCAATGCATTGCTGAACTGGAAGGTCAGGCCAAAACCTGA
- a CDS encoding elongation factor-1 alpha: protein MNATRNWSLPELSIPLKALFTGYIMVVGLGLLMAGGQILLTHGMADGKFGVSVDDIVYSYYGNRTGSKLESKLNGSMKDKATPEERMTLIKWARDGAKESEWEPIVQPIVMQKCAMCHAHIKSLPNVSQFETMKDIAKVDEGADITSLTRVSHIHLFGISFIFFFVGYIFSMAVGFNRWVKAVIIFIPFAFLVVDIASWWLTKMNPQFAWFVIIGGFGYSIAATIMLFTSLYQMWVMPWLAARKTPSA, encoded by the coding sequence ATGAATGCCACCCGAAACTGGTCGCTGCCCGAGCTCAGTATTCCGTTAAAAGCCCTGTTCACCGGTTACATTATGGTGGTGGGGCTGGGGCTGTTGATGGCCGGCGGGCAAATACTGCTGACGCACGGCATGGCGGACGGTAAATTCGGGGTTTCGGTCGATGATATTGTGTACAGCTACTACGGGAATCGAACCGGTTCCAAGCTGGAGTCGAAACTGAATGGTTCGATGAAAGATAAGGCCACGCCGGAAGAACGGATGACATTGATTAAGTGGGCGCGTGACGGGGCCAAGGAGTCGGAATGGGAGCCGATTGTTCAGCCGATCGTGATGCAGAAATGCGCCATGTGTCATGCACACATCAAGTCTCTGCCAAATGTTTCTCAATTCGAGACCATGAAAGACATCGCCAAAGTGGATGAAGGTGCGGACATTACTTCGCTGACACGGGTTTCACACATCCACCTGTTCGGTATTTCGTTTATTTTCTTCTTTGTCGGTTATATCTTCTCGATGGCGGTTGGCTTCAATCGCTGGGTGAAGGCGGTGATTATCTTCATTCCGTTTGCGTTTCTGGTGGTGGACATCGCGTCCTGGTGGCTGACGAAGATGAACCCGCAGTTTGCCTGGTTTGTGATTATCGGCGGCTTTGGTTACAGCATTGCCGCGACGATTATGTTGTTCACGTCTTTGTACCAGATGTGGGTGATGCCGTGGCTGGCCGCGCGTAAAACCCCGTCAGCGTAA
- a CDS encoding SDR family NAD(P)-dependent oxidoreductase — MSIYLITGAAEGLGRSLALALAHDNNQLILLDKNLKGLNHLYDTLVDSDDYQAEPALFPMDLLGANIEHYGQLRTTLENEYGHLDGVFLNAATLPAFTPVEYFDYTQWYEVLHTNLNANFHLIQQTLPLLRAANAGQLIAILDGNLETNPAYYGAYGVAKAGLEQLMKTVALENQKSSVRFYSAKLGAFQSNTRSRQFPSENPETIPTSQTIAAELLKDLQDDSTTDSLQKL, encoded by the coding sequence ATGAGCATTTATTTGATTACCGGTGCCGCGGAAGGCTTGGGGCGCAGCCTCGCACTGGCCTTAGCACACGACAACAACCAATTGATTTTATTGGATAAAAACCTGAAAGGCTTGAATCACCTTTATGACACCCTTGTCGACTCCGATGACTACCAAGCGGAACCGGCTTTGTTTCCAATGGATTTGCTCGGCGCCAACATCGAGCATTACGGGCAACTGAGAACCACGCTGGAAAATGAATACGGCCATCTTGACGGCGTGTTTTTGAATGCCGCGACCCTACCAGCCTTTACGCCGGTTGAGTATTTCGATTACACCCAATGGTACGAAGTGCTGCACACCAATTTGAATGCCAATTTCCATCTCATTCAGCAAACGCTGCCTTTATTACGTGCCGCGAACGCCGGGCAATTGATTGCGATATTGGATGGAAACCTGGAAACCAACCCGGCCTATTACGGCGCTTACGGTGTGGCCAAAGCCGGGCTGGAACAGCTTATGAAAACCGTGGCGCTCGAAAACCAGAAAAGCTCCGTGCGCTTTTACAGCGCCAAACTCGGTGCCTTTCAGTCCAATACGCGCAGCCGTCAGTTCCCGAGTGAGAACCCGGAGACCATTCCGACCAGCCAGACGATCGCCGCCGAACTCCTGAAAGATTTGCAAGACGATTCCACGACCGACTCTCTGCAAAAGCTCTAA
- a CDS encoding HAD family hydrolase, with translation MTIQCVLFDLDGTLLDTSYDFAYALNHTCRHYGQDPLHYQDIRKTVSQGGLAMTQLAFPGLEGEELESKRQFFLDVYFKHIDMHTRLFPGLEAGLAEIAERNIPWGIVTNKPTWLTEKLLANISFPSEPASIVCGDTLSVRKPHPEPLLLAAQQCGVTADECIYLGDHPRDIEAGINAGMQTGAAMFGYLPEAASETAWPADYFFETPIEITHFIQETL, from the coding sequence ATGACCATTCAATGTGTGCTTTTTGACTTGGACGGCACCCTGCTCGACACTTCCTACGATTTTGCCTACGCGCTGAACCACACCTGTCGCCATTACGGCCAGGACCCTTTGCATTATCAAGACATTCGCAAAACCGTTTCTCAAGGCGGACTGGCGATGACACAGCTGGCGTTTCCCGGCTTGGAAGGCGAGGAACTGGAAAGCAAACGTCAGTTTTTCTTGGATGTGTATTTCAAACACATCGACATGCATACACGCCTTTTCCCGGGGCTGGAAGCTGGCCTGGCGGAAATTGCCGAACGCAATATTCCCTGGGGGATTGTCACCAACAAGCCCACTTGGTTGACGGAAAAGTTGTTGGCGAACATCTCGTTTCCATCCGAACCAGCCAGCATTGTTTGTGGCGACACCTTAAGTGTGCGCAAGCCGCACCCGGAACCGCTGTTATTAGCCGCACAACAGTGCGGTGTTACCGCCGATGAATGCATTTACCTCGGCGACCACCCAAGAGACATTGAAGCCGGTATCAACGCCGGGATGCAAACCGGGGCCGCCATGTTCGGTTATTTGCCGGAAGCCGCGTCCGAAACCGCGTGGCCCGCCGACTACTTCTTTGAAACCCCGATTGAAATCACTCACTTCATTCAAGAGACATTATGA
- the ubiG gene encoding bifunctional 2-polyprenyl-6-hydroxyphenol methylase/3-demethylubiquinol 3-O-methyltransferase UbiG, producing the protein MSKSQTQHNNADQAELNNFNQLANTWWDESGEFGALHKINPFRLTFIEQFLPIEGQTVLDIGCGGGILSEAMAKAGGQVTGIDLAEEVLTVAKLHGLDSGVKVDYRLEAAEDHAAEHSEHYDIVTCMEMLEHVPQPAAIIEAAAKAVKPGGWVFFSTLNRNYKSYLLAIFAAEQLLDLVPKGTHTHEKFIQPSELDAMARQAGLILKDGAGIEFNPLLKRYGLSEKLDVNYLVAYQKPV; encoded by the coding sequence ATGTCGAAGTCCCAAACGCAGCACAACAATGCCGATCAAGCCGAACTGAATAACTTCAACCAACTGGCCAACACCTGGTGGGATGAATCCGGTGAGTTCGGCGCTTTGCATAAAATCAACCCCTTCCGCTTGACCTTTATCGAGCAGTTTCTACCGATTGAAGGTCAAACCGTGCTCGACATCGGTTGCGGCGGCGGCATTTTATCCGAAGCCATGGCCAAGGCCGGCGGCCAAGTCACTGGCATCGATTTGGCCGAAGAAGTTTTAACTGTCGCCAAGTTGCACGGCTTGGACTCCGGCGTCAAGGTCGATTACCGTTTGGAAGCGGCTGAAGACCACGCCGCTGAACACTCAGAACATTACGACATCGTCACCTGCATGGAAATGCTGGAACACGTGCCACAACCCGCGGCCATCATCGAAGCGGCCGCAAAAGCCGTGAAGCCGGGCGGATGGGTGTTCTTTTCCACCCTGAACCGCAATTACAAATCCTACCTGTTGGCGATTTTCGCGGCGGAACAATTGCTGGATTTGGTTCCAAAAGGCACTCATACACACGAAAAATTCATTCAACCGTCTGAACTGGATGCCATGGCGCGTCAAGCCGGCTTGATTCTGAAAGACGGTGCCGGCATTGAATTCAACCCGCTCCTGAAACGTTATGGCCTGAGCGAAAAGCTGGACGTCAACTATCTGGTGGCCTACCAGAAACCCGTTTAA
- the gyrA gene encoding DNA gyrase subunit A, which produces MSDFAREILPISLEDEMKQSYLSYAMSVIVGRALPDVRDGLKPVHRRVLYAMNELGNSWNKPYKKSARIVGDVIGKYHPHGDTAVYDTIVRMAQPFSLRYMLVDGQGNFGSIDGDAPAAMRYTEVRMAKIAHELLADLEKETVDFTPNYDGSETEPDVLPTRVPNLLVNGSSGIAVGMATNIPPHNLNETINACVALIDNPELDIPGLMEHLPGPDFPTYGIINGTKGIREAYETGRGRVQMRAKTSVETDKSGKASIIVHEIPYQVNKAKLIERIAELVKEKKIDGITALRDESDKDGMRIVIEVRRGEVPEVLINNLYKQTALQTVFGINMVALMDGQPKLLNLKDVLEAFIRHRREVVTRRTIFDLRKAREKAHILEGLALALNNIDEMIELIKASPSPSVAKERMLERDWPIGNVGQLLDRVEMDDVRPEDLPAGFGAEGDIYKLSPAQAQAILEMRLHRLTGLEQDKILNEYRELIAKIAEFLEILRNPDRLTEVVREELLEVVENFGDERRTEIDHSYQEIDAEDLIAVEERIVTLSQDGYIKTQPLSDYQAQRRGGRGKSATQMKEDDQVGKILVASTHDMLLCFSNRGKLYWQKTWQLPLASRGSKGKPIVNVLPLEDGEYITSVLPVSEFSDGYYVFMATKKSTVKRVALADFSRPRANGIIAVDLLDDDELVGTAITDGEQDIMLFSNIGKAIRFDENDVRVMGRQARGVRGMKLKDDMSIISMQVARKDTLILTATEHGYGKCTPVDDYSTINRGGQGVISIKTSDRNGNVVSSVAVTPEQEVVLITNKGTLVRTRVSEISVVGRNTQGVKLINVGKGEVVVGLAVVDVQEEELLEAIDGADDASTENAVPESDAGEESTTE; this is translated from the coding sequence ATGTCAGATTTTGCAAGAGAAATTCTTCCGATCTCATTAGAAGATGAGATGAAACAATCTTATCTCAGCTACGCAATGAGTGTTATTGTTGGGCGAGCCTTGCCGGATGTTCGAGACGGTTTGAAGCCGGTTCACCGTCGCGTGCTTTATGCGATGAACGAACTCGGGAACTCCTGGAACAAGCCTTACAAAAAATCGGCACGTATCGTCGGTGACGTAATTGGTAAATACCACCCGCACGGCGATACGGCGGTGTACGACACCATTGTACGTATGGCGCAACCCTTCTCATTACGCTACATGCTGGTGGACGGACAGGGGAATTTCGGTTCGATCGATGGTGACGCGCCGGCTGCGATGCGTTACACCGAAGTTCGAATGGCCAAAATCGCACATGAATTACTGGCGGATTTGGAAAAGGAAACCGTTGACTTTACGCCAAACTACGACGGTTCCGAAACCGAACCGGATGTTTTGCCAACGCGTGTACCGAACTTGCTGGTGAACGGTTCTTCCGGTATTGCCGTGGGGATGGCGACCAATATCCCGCCGCACAACCTGAATGAAACCATCAATGCCTGTGTGGCCTTGATTGACAACCCCGAATTGGATATCCCGGGCTTGATGGAGCACCTACCGGGGCCGGATTTCCCAACCTACGGCATTATCAACGGCACCAAAGGGATTCGCGAAGCCTATGAAACCGGTCGTGGTCGTGTGCAAATGCGTGCTAAGACCAGCGTCGAAACCGATAAAAGTGGTAAAGCGTCCATTATCGTTCATGAGATTCCGTATCAGGTCAATAAAGCCAAGCTGATTGAGCGCATTGCCGAGTTGGTCAAAGAGAAAAAAATTGACGGCATTACCGCTTTGCGAGACGAGTCCGATAAGGATGGGATGCGCATTGTGATTGAGGTGCGTCGTGGCGAAGTGCCGGAAGTGCTGATTAATAACCTCTATAAGCAAACCGCGTTGCAAACCGTCTTCGGCATTAATATGGTGGCCTTGATGGACGGGCAGCCGAAGCTGTTGAACCTGAAAGATGTGCTGGAAGCTTTCATTCGCCATCGCCGTGAAGTGGTGACGCGTCGTACGATTTTTGATCTGCGCAAAGCCCGTGAAAAAGCCCATATATTGGAAGGCTTGGCGCTGGCGTTGAACAATATCGATGAAATGATCGAGTTGATTAAGGCGTCACCAAGTCCGTCGGTCGCGAAAGAGCGTATGTTGGAGCGCGACTGGCCAATCGGTAATGTCGGGCAGCTACTGGATCGCGTCGAAATGGACGATGTGCGCCCGGAAGATTTGCCGGCTGGCTTTGGCGCCGAGGGTGATATTTATAAATTGTCACCGGCTCAGGCACAAGCCATTCTGGAAATGCGCTTACACCGTTTAACCGGTTTGGAACAGGACAAAATCCTAAACGAATACCGCGAGCTGATTGCAAAAATCGCCGAGTTCCTGGAAATTCTTCGCAACCCGGATCGTTTGACCGAAGTGGTGCGTGAAGAATTGCTGGAAGTGGTCGAAAACTTCGGCGACGAACGTCGTACCGAAATCGACCACTCATACCAGGAAATCGATGCCGAGGATTTGATCGCGGTGGAAGAACGAATCGTCACCTTGTCGCAAGACGGTTACATCAAAACTCAGCCGCTATCCGATTATCAAGCACAACGTCGTGGTGGGCGCGGTAAGTCCGCCACCCAGATGAAAGAAGACGATCAGGTCGGTAAGATTCTGGTGGCGAGCACTCATGACATGTTGTTGTGCTTCTCTAACCGCGGCAAGCTTTACTGGCAGAAAACCTGGCAGTTACCGTTGGCCAGCCGTGGTTCCAAAGGCAAACCCATTGTGAATGTGTTGCCATTGGAAGATGGTGAATACATTACTTCTGTTTTACCTGTCAGCGAATTCTCCGATGGCTATTATGTCTTTATGGCGACCAAGAAATCGACCGTGAAGCGTGTAGCGCTGGCCGACTTTTCACGTCCAAGAGCCAACGGTATTATCGCCGTTGATTTATTGGATGACGATGAATTGGTCGGCACCGCCATTACCGACGGTGAACAGGACATTATGTTGTTCAGCAACATCGGTAAAGCGATTCGTTTCGACGAAAACGATGTACGTGTCATGGGGCGTCAAGCGCGCGGTGTGCGCGGCATGAAACTGAAAGACGACATGTCGATTATCAGCATGCAGGTGGCCCGTAAAGACACCCTGATTTTGACCGCAACCGAGCATGGGTACGGTAAATGCACGCCGGTGGACGATTACTCCACGATCAACCGCGGCGGGCAAGGGGTGATTTCCATTAAAACGTCTGACCGTAACGGTAACGTGGTGTCGTCGGTCGCGGTCACACCGGAACAGGAAGTGGTGTTGATCACCAATAAAGGGACTTTGGTGCGCACACGCGTTTCCGAAATCTCCGTTGTGGGGCGTAATACTCAAGGCGTCAAACTGATTAACGTCGGCAAAGGCGAAGTCGTGGTCGGCTTGGCGGTGGTCGATGTTCAGGAAGAAGAATTGCTGGAAGCCATTGACGGGGCGGACGACGCTTCTACCGAGAATGCAGTGCCTGAATCGGATGCTGGAGAGGAATCCACAACGGAATAA
- the serC gene encoding 3-phosphoserine/phosphohydroxythreonine transaminase, whose translation MRAFNFSAGPAMLPEAVMRKAQAEFLNWNNTGMSVMEMSHRSKEFMEVAHHMEATLREIMGVPSNYKVLFVHGGASLQFAGVPMNLTEANDVVDYVNTGVWSQKAIKEAARYVNVNEVAKAENTIPSPETWRLSPEAKYLHICQNETITGVEYQSAPISDKPIISDFSSTVLSRPINVSDYGVIYAGAQKNIGPAGLAIIVVREDLIGQARSDTPNLMNWQTYNDNGSMFNTPATFSWYLAGLVFDWIKEQGGVEAIGEVNQRKAKKLYDLIDASNFYYNEVDPSVRSWMNVTFKLKNSDLDAAFLEESKAAGLLSLKGHKAYGGMRASIYNAMPEEGVDALVQFMKNFEAKYA comes from the coding sequence ATGAGAGCATTTAATTTTAGTGCCGGCCCTGCCATGTTGCCGGAAGCGGTTATGCGCAAAGCGCAAGCGGAATTTTTAAATTGGAATAATACCGGTATGTCGGTGATGGAAATGAGTCACCGCAGCAAGGAATTCATGGAAGTGGCGCACCATATGGAAGCCACTCTACGTGAAATTATGGGTGTTCCAAGCAATTACAAAGTGTTATTCGTGCACGGCGGTGCTTCCTTGCAATTTGCCGGGGTTCCAATGAATTTGACGGAAGCGAATGATGTGGTCGATTACGTCAATACCGGTGTCTGGTCACAAAAAGCCATTAAAGAAGCGGCCCGTTATGTCAATGTGAACGAAGTGGCAAAAGCTGAAAACACCATTCCGTCGCCTGAAACGTGGCGTTTGTCTCCTGAAGCCAAGTATTTGCACATCTGCCAAAACGAAACCATTACCGGTGTGGAATATCAATCCGCACCCATCAGCGACAAGCCCATCATTTCAGACTTTTCATCTACGGTTCTTTCCCGTCCAATCAATGTCTCCGATTACGGTGTTATTTATGCCGGTGCGCAAAAAAACATCGGTCCGGCAGGTCTGGCCATTATTGTGGTTCGTGAGGACTTGATCGGTCAGGCACGTTCCGATACACCCAACCTGATGAACTGGCAAACCTATAACGATAACGGTTCCATGTTCAATACGCCGGCGACCTTCTCTTGGTATTTGGCCGGGTTGGTATTCGACTGGATTAAAGAGCAGGGTGGCGTTGAAGCGATTGGTGAAGTGAATCAACGTAAAGCGAAGAAATTGTACGATTTGATTGACGCATCGAACTTCTACTATAACGAAGTGGACCCGTCGGTGCGCTCTTGGATGAATGTGACTTTCAAGCTGAAAAACTCGGACTTGGACGCGGCGTTCCTGGAAGAATCGAAGGCGGCCGGCCTGCTGAGTTTGAAAGGGCATAAAGCCTACGGCGGTATGCGCGCCAGCATCTATAACGCCATGCCGGAAGAAGGCGTGGATGCTTTGGTCCAGTTTATGAAAAATTTCGAAGCGAAATACGCCTGA
- the pheA gene encoding prephenate dehydratase, translated as MIDETEKQQLNEIREEIDQIDADIQALISRRADCAQKVADIKTKGGQVEAVFYRPEREAQVLRAVKERNKSLIPDDEMARLFREIMSVCLALEQPIKVAYLGPEGSFTHAGVIKQFGSSVHPLAVSSIEEVFEIVEKGEANYGLVPVENSTEGVVKQTQNELVTTPLKVSGEVGLEIHHCLLSQQNSLDGIEKIVAHPQALGQCEEWLKNNAPRIALEPVESNALAAQMAQQDARLGAIASEAAAQLYSLQVLETHIEDRKDNTTKFWVIGSETTEPSGEDKTALVLAMPNKAGSLLDVLSSFAGRNISMTRIVSIPSTETKWDYLFFIDVDGHQKDSNLAEAIQEVQQKASFCKILGSFPVSPLN; from the coding sequence ATGATTGACGAAACAGAAAAACAACAACTCAACGAGATTCGAGAAGAAATCGACCAAATCGATGCCGATATTCAGGCATTGATTTCACGGCGCGCCGATTGCGCACAAAAAGTGGCGGACATCAAAACCAAAGGCGGCCAGGTCGAGGCGGTTTTTTACCGTCCTGAGCGTGAAGCACAGGTTTTAAGAGCCGTCAAAGAGCGCAATAAAAGCTTGATTCCGGATGATGAAATGGCCCGACTGTTTCGAGAAATTATGTCGGTTTGTCTGGCGTTGGAGCAACCGATTAAGGTCGCCTATCTCGGCCCGGAAGGCAGTTTTACGCACGCCGGCGTGATTAAGCAGTTTGGCTCTTCTGTTCATCCTTTAGCGGTTTCGTCGATTGAAGAAGTGTTTGAAATCGTTGAAAAAGGCGAAGCCAATTACGGTTTAGTGCCGGTTGAAAACTCCACCGAAGGAGTGGTGAAGCAAACGCAAAACGAGCTGGTGACCACGCCCTTGAAGGTTTCCGGGGAAGTGGGGTTGGAAATCCATCACTGCCTGCTGTCACAACAAAATTCGTTGGACGGTATCGAAAAAATCGTTGCGCACCCGCAGGCGCTCGGTCAATGTGAAGAGTGGTTGAAAAACAACGCCCCGCGCATTGCGTTGGAACCGGTGGAATCCAATGCGCTGGCGGCGCAAATGGCACAACAGGACGCTCGCCTGGGAGCCATAGCTTCTGAAGCGGCGGCTCAACTGTATTCGTTACAAGTGCTGGAAACGCATATTGAAGATCGCAAAGATAACACGACCAAGTTTTGGGTCATCGGTTCCGAAACCACCGAACCGAGCGGTGAAGATAAAACCGCTCTGGTGTTGGCCATGCCGAATAAAGCGGGGTCTTTGCTGGATGTCCTGTCCAGTTTTGCGGGACGAAATATCAGTATGACGCGCATTGTGTCCATTCCATCGACCGAAACCAAATGGGACTATTTGTTTTTTATTGATGTCGACGGTCACCAAAAGGATTCTAATCTGGCCGAAGCGATTCAGGAAGTTCAGCAAAAAGCCAGTTTCTGTAAAATTTTGGGGTCTTTTCCGGTTTCTCCGTTGAACTAA